A segment of the Solea solea chromosome 14, fSolSol10.1, whole genome shotgun sequence genome:
cattttctgcattttatggATGAAGCAACTAATAACATTGATGGAGTAAGTGATGAAGATTTTATTTATaggtttaatattttttttactaatagTTTAGTATATGGAGATGGTGATGAGTGAATCAGAAGAAACCCTAAAAAATCCATgcttcatcacttcctgtgacgcTCTGTGAGTagtgtgtgggggtgggggtggtgttGTTTGAATGGCACATTGTCCAGATAATCAATCACGGCCCACTGCTAAACGTCAGCACTCACCATATTTCACCGCTCGGAAAAAATGCTAGGGAAGGTTAAAGCTTTGGTTTCCGTGATAGTAGTGATGTCTGTTTACCACAAGCCACCACAGAATAGTATCACACTCAGGTAGTGGCTTTTAGAAGTACAATGTTGTCTGGCACAAACATTCTTAATTGtctcttatttttttactgcatGGTGCCGAAAGTTTAAATTTTGTATCATGCAAATGTATTTGTCTATGGCTTTTTGGGAGTCTGAGAGTAGTGATCCACAGTTATTTTGGATTGGGAAATGCCAATCATATTTTCACaaatgacattttgtggacccaacatcaaatcaattcatcaagaaaataattgacacatTAAACTTCATCCTGCCCCACTAAGATGTGGGGCAGGATGAAGTTCTGTATCTTGTATGAAAATACATCGATATTTCTTAAAAACATgatatatcgcccagccctagaaTACACTTAcagtcagaccaatgatcctGCACTTAGGTGGCCGCCaccatgttggatgtatacatAGAGTTCTATCAGTTGCTTCTCTGTCATCATCGTATGAGGCCTGTCTCTTGCACGTCAGGAGGGAAAAACGCAATTGGAGATTCTGTAGTTCACTCAGGCTAATATTGCATTTATGATCAttacctacagtatgtgcagaTAAAGAAATCTTTCTTGACAGAAGCCATGAACACTCCTCATGGCTGTAAACCCCAAATATCGACCTGTATCCCATAATTAGTTTTTTGGTTCAGTACAATAAGTTTTCCTTTATCATTCGCCTTCCTCAGAACTGTTTCGTGATCCTACTGTCAGATTTGACGAGGCGACCACGCCTCCTGCTGTCCGGTTGCTCCACCAGGACGGCACTCCAGGTGTGTGACAGCCTATACGCTCCCTCATCCCGGTTCATCGTCCTGTGCGCACGTTACACATGGCAGGAGGCGTGGTCGACCCGTCAAATCTGACAGGAAGATCACGCCTCCGTATGCTGATACGGCACGTCATCACCTAACATCAGGGgacagttctgaggaaggtGGACGATACACGCCGAAActggttaacaaggtaaaggaaaacttagTTCAATCAGAAGACATAAGGAACTTTCACAATGTATCATGTAATAACTCCTCACCAGTATGTATTTGGTGTATATACAAGGCCACTGAAAGTGATGAAAAGGCCTTGTTTCATGTggttttaaatggaaaaaaacacgtAAATTTCCCCCCATCATAGcaggtttttagtttttttttttaaccggaCTGTTCATATTTGGAGAACAGTGTGACATATGAAGGACCTGCGTTCCTTAAATTCActttacacacatatattttgtgttgtttactttGGGAAAACCCTGAACCAGACtacagtgccacacacacagattcacacagATGCTATGGCATGACACGTGGCTGTGCTCTTGTACTCATCAGTGCAACACAGCTGCCTGGTGTGGTCGAGATCAGCACAGTGTGGTTTCAGCTGTAAAACGGCAGAGTTCACAGAGTGCAGGTTTTTACTGGAGGGTTTACCTTCATGTGTTTGTCTTAACACAATTGAAGAAAGTGGAGGAAATTCCCCACTAAAGCTATTAACTCATTGCTTGATAACACAAACTGATTTTTAATGTCTGTATGAAAAATGTTCAACCCTTACATCAATATTTCGCGATGATTGAGCGAGAATTCTTTCTTGCTGTCATTTTACTCCAGTCAAAATTCCTCCAAGTACcatcagaggaagctcacgtgcCACCGTAGGAGAACTATGGGCCTTGGATTAATCCAGCAAATAATCAACAAATtgggaaaataatcattagttacaGCCCTAGAAAACCTTTGAAGTGTAAGGTTCTGGAGCAGCTTGTTAGGTATGTGAGGTCACACATTGCAGATTTATACATTTAGTGAGAACCGTGATTAATTGCATTAGTGAACTGCAACTCGCAGCAGTTTAAAGTTTTCAAGTTTAACAATGTGGAGCAATTTTGTGTCAGAGTGTATCTTCAATGTTGAAGAAAAGCAAAGATAGTTACTTTATGAATTGGACTTTTCAAAGCATTTGATTAtttcaactgaaaaaaaatggtttcaCTAACTGATTGAGTGatccatagtttttttttattacatttttgatggTGCAAAAATATAGAACCTGGAATTTGGAATTTCATAtttgtaaagcagtttttttttttttctctaaatttGAACTAATTACCCATTCTATAGGTAATTACCTTTACTATAATGAGAGTACCTAACTAATATGTggatgacattttgttttgccCTGTCTTAAACGCATGAGCTGTGAGACTTGATTTGTGTTCAACCAGGTGTTTCCCTCACGTCAGACATCGTGATGCCCTGGCTCACTTTTACAGCAAGTGTCGTCCACCTCAACCTTTGCGGAGTTAGACCACACGTGACGACAAGCACGCCACCACATCTACTGCTGACTTCAGCTGACATAGTCTCTGTACGCTCTGACCGAGATGCATTAGTATTACTGATATGACGACACGTGGTGGTGCAGTGTCTAGCATTGTtccctcacagcaagaaggtgacCCAGTTTGACTGAGgtcctttctgtatggagtttgaatgttctcTGCAGGTACTTGATATTCCTCCCATcatccaaaaacatgccaaaTGGAGGAtttggttaattggacactgtaggcgtgagagggaatggttgtTCTTAGCTATGTGTTGACTAGAGCTGAAGATCTTTGGTTTGGTCGGGTTCGGGCTTAATTTCTATCATTTTACTTGGGCTTGCGTGGTAAGTGAGTGGTCAGGTGATGCGTTTAATTAGCATGAGAAAGATGTGACCGTGGATGCTGAGGAGGCACCGGACACACTGGGCTTTTTGATAGACTTTCTGAAGCCGTTCTATGAAGCACATCGGCAACCTGTCAGGCTTAAACAGCACAAAGACTGGAAGACTGACTCACGCCTAAAGTGATAAGACATGACTTCCACAAGACCGCAATATTCCTCTGCCCAGAATTTAACCAGGTGAGAATGTTATCACTCTCAGACAGGAGTGCTGTACGTGCTCATGCCCGCACGCTTCTGCGAGCCATGGCTGCAGGTGCACCAGATGTAGAGAGTCGAGACCCAGAGCTCCCTGGAGTCGAACACACTCCTTCTCCTAGGCCTATTTAGAGTGTAAGTGCTAGAGATGTTATGATGTTAACAGaggacttattttatttctttgttccaacTTCCAAGTGGcctatgtaaatgtataaatgaatcATTCTTGACAGAAGCAATCAAAATGTACATGTCAGACTCAGGCCAAAGTCTGTCGGGCTCGGGCCTAACTCTTCAGGCCCGATTACAGCTCTAAtgttgacctgtccagggtgtaagtTCCCTCCAactccccctgtgaccctcaagGTCAAAGCAGTTAAAAACTAATTtgagggttcccacgggtccttgaaatccttgaaataAATCCTAAATAAGACACAGGTCATTGAAAGTGTTGCGGAGATTTGATAATCAGGTGAGCCGACCAAGGATGGAGTTTCTATCAGAGATGAGTTAAGTAGAAAAGCTTTATTAGAAGCAGCTCTGATCTGAGGAGAAGTGAGACGATGGCGAACATGAACAAGTAGATGTTAATAGTTGTGCgtcctctgtcagtctgtccgcGAGTCCCAGAGTTATGGAGGCCTTTCTCTGCTGATACATAGAGCTGACCTTCGGGAGGACGGCACAGTTGACTTAACAGTCCTCTGCCCCAGTCAGGTTAGACACAGCGAAAATATAAAGAGGCTCATTCTGTAGACAAATGACAGGTGCCTGTGCTACACTGAGGCCTTTGTGATTAGTGAGTTGCAGCTGGCACCGCCCTGAGTTGTTTACCCAAGACATGGTTTAATtgactgtgttttatttggaaAAGATTCTTCTGAGCTTTGTGATACAAAATGAAGGCAGAAGACATTTGATCTTGTGCTTTGTTGTCGTGCTGGTCTTTGAGAGAATCTTTTTTATTACAGAAATCCCCTGTGTCACCTGGGAAGTTCACAGTACTGGTGTTTGCAGTGTGGACACCTGCTTAAAAACATGCCTGCACCTGTCATTGTGAGAGTTGTTAGTGGTATGAGTCGCCCTGTTGTCGTGCACTTgtttgttcaaatgtttttcagtgagagagtgagtttttttttttccccaccacagAGTTTAACCATTACAACACTAGTGAATTTAATTTGatcaaaataaaattgaactATTAAGCGCTTTCACTTATTTTAATAACAGAAGAACTACACAAGGGGGAAAagtacacaacacaacatcaatACAAAATCATTTTCCACTTTTCACCAAGTTCACATACTCTTTTCACAGCACTCTTTGAAATTCTCCTCCAGCATAGTGCCCTCTTGTGGCAGCACAGAGCAATTCAGAGTTCATATATGTCCAATAATAATGCAGACACTTTTTTGTCATAGATGTAGATCCATGGTCCATGCTTTAATAGACCATGGATAGACTTTAATATGATATTAGACTTTAATatgatattaatatttcagATGAAATCAGCTCAGCTGTGCTGTGGTTCTTCAGTTGACActgcttttaatttaaaaaaatccaaagCAACAATATGTAACAATGTATGTatggctgcaatgattatttgattactctattattaatcaattacaaaaTTAATTGTTTACTATTTtgttaatcgattaatctgtgttaagtgtttttttgataattaaaacaaactttctgttttttcagcttcttaaatgtgaatattttcaatattttctttgctccatataacaaagaaatcagtaaaagtGAAGACATTCAAGATCATCTTTTTCAGGtttgtcaaacactgatggacatTTTTTGTATTGTAATGCAAAGCTAACTTAAGGACAGCAGTGGTTCAGGAGTATCTGAAAGTTACAAGTTTCCATAGCATTATTTTCTGTATCTTGAACAGAACTTGACATTTTACTATTTTGGGTACCGGCACTTTCATTGGCATCCTGCTGTTTGTTTCTAGTGTcgagagtttttatttttgttaaaccAGAACAATATCTATTGGAAAGTTATATTCACAGActtcttgccacatttgtgttataataaaaacatggacTGTGGCCTCCTTGTCCTTTAAACACACCATGCcagcgaggtgatagaatataaaTGGGATAAatgggatgtttttttgtttgttattaacTCTTTCCGTTTGATATTCTGTAAACtttcatcatgaatatcttaattGTGATGTCATGATGGAGTATGCCCAGCCACTACTCTAAAGTATTTTCCCCTCACTTTTTTTGCCTTAGTAATACTGACAGACATATGGATAAGGGAAGTACTGGCACTTATTCTTTCTCACTTCACAGTGTTTTActataaaaaaaggaacaaataatcaaagaaatcaaagaaaCCAAATCTTctgtgtaataataaaatatttaacctttatttaaatggCACAAATTGTTCACAGAATGGCTCTATTAAGGCACACCATACATAGTATAAACATCAATAGATATAATTTATCGTCCTTGAGAACAACAGCATATTGACAGTCACCTTTCACTTGGAATGAAAGAgaggcaataaaacaaaactgcccAAGCCCAGTCCACTGGGTGGCGGCAAAGCAGCTTTTTtctgaaaatacatacattggTCATGAGTTCAGGTGGATTCCCCACCACTGtctgaataaatattaaataagttAAATACTTGAAAAGCCTACAACATGTAGACTTCTTTTATGTTTAGCATATTTTCAGCGTAGTGTCACTCAGTGTCATTCAGCCCTTGGTCACAGCTCGGTTCTCCTTTTTTAGTCCATGGTCAGTCTGGTTATACCCTGGAGGGGCGAAAAAATACATAAGAATTTCATTAATTAtacatccctctctctctctctctctctctctctctctctatatatatatatatatatatatatatatatataatgtgtatacgAAAATGTGTTATTCCACTTCAATGCACAGAAATGATGGATCATAAGAgttgaatgattaaaaagcCTTACCCTCTGAATAAGAGACTCCAGGCGTTTGAAAAATTCCTGGACGTTTACTTTCGGATGCTCATCACACCTGTCACATGTGGGCTGAAGAgagagatagaaaaaaaaaagtagaaatgaACTCAATTATTTGACACCACAGTACATTTTTATCATACATTCAATTCAAAGTTTGACTTACCATATTATTTCCTGAATTACAAAAGTCCAGACTGCTCAcctgaaatagaaataaaaaatatatataaatgttataaatacacTCTGGGTCTAGATTTGTATCAAAgtcaatcttttttcttttactcacaGTGAGGGGTTTCTTGAGGCtcttgtaaagtttgctttgcGTTTTCTCTGCGATGTTGAAATGCACCTGCATGTTCGCTCTGAAACACTCCAGCGCTGACTGGCAGCAGCAATCCTGtcaccaaaagaaaaaagttgatGAGTCTTTACAGTTATtccaacaaaacaacagatttttgtCCTAAAAGATTATAGAAATGTAACTCCCACAAATGATAGATCACTGTAAAAGCAAAgccaaattacatttttcatttgcaatcaattagtaaaaaataaagtaaaaacaaacagaaaaaaacctcCATCACTGCCCTCAAAAGATTTCCAAGAAAGCCGTTTCTGGTTTTGTGTCATGACTGATTTTCCAGTCAGATACATGCAAGAACCCTTAACACCTAAACTGAAACTTTCAAAGTTTTGTTCCTAAAATACTCTGGATGACTTTCTGTTTCCCCTCCACAAATCTGTTTATATgacacatttttccatttttttaatgaagtgtTTTGTTTACTCTCACCGGGCTGGTTCAAACTGTAGGTGTGGATTACAAATACGcgtaacacagtaacacacacacatagaaaggGCTGCCAACTCTAAAAATACCCTATGTTGCAAtcaaaagaaaccaaaaaagtTAATGTATCTACTGTTTTTGAATAGGCTTTCCACAAAATGTAACCTTAATGGAACATTTCATTTActattttgtaaaaataattgTCCTGCAGTGTCATGATAGTCTTTCTCCACATTAAATGATATTTTACACGACATGACATAACTTCACAAGTTATGTGAAGTTATTAAGACTTTAAGACGACTGAGTCACAGGGTTTTCTAGCCTGAGAGCAAACACATCGAGTTCTGTGAGGCGGTGTGAGGTTGTGAGGAAGTGCTATGGTTTTGTCTGCTCTCCGCTTGATTACTCATCACATTTCACCTCAGAGTGCAGCACAAGCGCTGAGAAAATACTCTCGGCTCGAGCTCTAGAGTTGACTCAACCACGACTGAGCCTGACAAGAAAGAAGGCTCGTCACAGTTTACAagtaatgcaaaaaaagaaaaaaaacagttgtgtgtgtgtgtgtgtgtggtaagcCTCTAAATCCGAATAAAAGTAGATGAAATTTGTTAAATAGTCATTATTTTGAAGTTAATCTGTAGGCTACAATAAGCATATGGTGTTACAAagtagaaataaatgaatgaattgtgaGTAGATTTGAAAAATGTATCATAATTTGTTGCTGATTTCATTTTCCCATCACATTTCAGCTCTTTCTGTAACGGAACGTCTGTAGTTTGAGGTAAAGCTTATGTAAAATCCActatttcattaaaaatcacTAAGCAAAagcttaaatatatatatcttcttttttttctactttttaagCTATAATTGCATCAGTGTTTATGACCCAACACACTATTCTTTGATGCAACACTTTCGCTTATTTGATGTACTCCTACAGTAGCGGGCTCATGACAATTAGTAACTACAGTAAGTGggagaacaacaacaatgagTAAGCAACCACAAATATTAAGAGTGGAGGTGATGACCATATTGTCAACATTATTGTCAATGTGAGTTAGATGTGCTTACCTCAACATTCGCTGGTGGAGTATTCAGCGTCTTGTTGTTGTGCTGCACGACACAAACCACAAATTGTATTAGGTGATGATGACTGTGACTGTATGTGGgcaagtaaaataaacaagaattatatacatatttatatatatatatatatatatgaacctACCTGCAGGTTTTCTTTCACATCCTTCAGCTGCTTCAGGACTTCTTGTAATTTCCTCCTCTGCATTGTTGTGTCTGCTGTGTCGgccacagcacagcagcagacTGCAAGGAGGCAAAGAGCGATCAGCTTCATGTTCTCGAGAGTCAGGTCACCAAAAGTCACTAATCGAACGATTTACTGGAAATGCAGAGTGCTGTTTCGCTTACCTTTTTATATGTATCCCTGAGGACACAGGAAAACCACTTGTGCAGAGTTGGAAATCTGCAGAAACTGGTGTGTGAGTAATGAAATTTTCTTTTCCACTGGCAGTCACCACTACGTGATACGAGAGTGTCGTCAATATGCGCGTGCGTGGGGCCCCGCCGATGAGAGCGCGTGTGAATGTAAACTTGTTTGAGTGGCTGCCGACAGGAAACTACAGGGAGACGGCACTtcccattttcactttgaatcaTGGAGCCGCAGATAGACCGTGTCATAGGTAGTCTCGTAGGTGTGGTACTGACAGCCTGAATGCATCGTGGCCACCTACGCAAACATACGGAGGCTGTCGCAACAACAACCTCTGTTGTGGAGTGGTAGACTTCCTCCCTCACCGAGATCAACGTATAGCTCCTCACTTCTCCTTTTGTCTTTActgaacacacagaaaagtcacGAGATGGTATGTGATCTCAAGGTCAGGGGAGGAAGTCGACCAACAGCTTTCTCTTTTTGAATATCATATTCTATAAATGAGCTGCTTCCTTCCTTTATTAACGCCATTGTTATGCGTCATCTACAAAAGGTCTCGTTTCTGTCCGTTTGCAAGGACGAGTGAGAGTTTGTCAAGTCTCATTCGAGACGGTTTGTGAAAGGCCCTGATACTCGTGTGACTCACATGCAACTCACGATGCATCCATGTAAACAATTTAAGCAATAATCTTTCCTTTTATGGCTCGTGTTTCGGTCCATCTCAGGCCCAAAATACTATCATGATTCAAATTATATCAAATCAGTCTATTGATAATTACTAAAATACATTAATATCACATTAATTCTTTGCTCCTGATTGAAATTCGAAGACcttgagtgttttatttaataattaaaacaaagtctCTTGTTTGTCcacatcttaaatgtgaatatgtttttttttttttttctctacttaaaaaaaaaaaaaaaaaaaattgaaggtTTTTGgttcaatatttttcaacattttctgacgttttatggaccaaacaactagtGGGTTAACTGATAAAAGGATCAAGAGATAaccagatttaaaaaataacaatttcacctaaattttacacatttaaggTTTTACTGATCACTTTAAAATCACTCCATGGTTCCCGACTTTCACATATTCCTATTTTAATTAcctgattttattgttttaaaatcaatttcATACAGCCTGCCAGCTTTTGTAcgtcttttatttcattttgcatcaaaTGTTATTGCAGTATCaggatggaatattgtgatatagtTTGGAGCTCATGTTATCCATCATGGCTGCTCTTTTCCCATTTTGGTTTTACCTTATTTCACACGAGTGGCAAATGTTCAGCATTTACACAGTGATCATTTAAAGTACCTTATTCAAATGAGAGTGAGAATAATTATGCAAAAAATTGCCGTTCCCTCTGACATCACATATGGATTGTTGTGATGCAGCTCGTGAAGGAGAGGGAAGCAACATGAAAAtaagattatttatttagtaagGTAAGGTTAACAAAACGTGAAGGGACAAAAGGTCCTggatcacaaaataaaacaaatggtgACAATACAAGACTTGAGTTAAGGAGCCTGGATCACTTACAACATGGGAATCGGTCtaggtctgatactggtcaaaatcactggatcagatgtCGGACAGATAAAAACTACAAGTTAGAAACGATTTCCAGGCTGTaatttttgaaaacaaagaacCATATTTCAGTCCACATTGGAAAATACTCTAATTAACTGTGGTGTTCCACAAGGGTCAATCCTAGGCCCACTTCTGTTCTCAGTATAAACACAATGCTTCCTCTCACTTCCATCTTTCAATCTTACTTTTAAATCttgatatgtaaatgtaaaatccaaACATCCTATATATTGCATGTGCTTCACcttgcacagactgtaaaaatgtaaatacaaatcagtggggaaaaaaggcattatagctgagtcatgtttgtgccgtttgtttcttcttttttgggagaacgatatttgttacacagttggagtaTTATGTCTTTGAAGTGACTCGATGATACAAATGTGTCTATAACGGCTTTGTAGTTCATAAAATGGtctaaaatctttaaaaaaaattggtaTTTGTCCCATTGGTAATTTGATTGAATCTGTGGCAACTCGATGGCACACCTTTTACTTTTTACGTACTGAATAAATGTAGGAAGAGCACCGCcttgtttttacacattaatGTTATATTTGGTGCAGACGCAAAAGAAAACACCATCTTAGAGCAGACAAGACAGGACATGGAAAGAAACTATTGGACACGCTTCATAAGAAGTTGTGTTAAGAATGAGAATTTGATGGAATTGTAACtgagtattttcttcagtgTGCGTAGAGTGTTCTACCTCGAGGAAATTCAAGGACTCGTAAATGTGTCCGACCAGT
Coding sequences within it:
- the il21 gene encoding interleukin-21 isoform X2 translates to MQRRKLQEVLKQLKDVKENLQHNNKTLNTPPANVEDCCCQSALECFRANMQVHFNIAEKTQSKLYKSLKKPLTVSSLDFCNSGNNMPTCDRCDEHPKVNVQEFFKRLESLIQRGITRLTMD
- the il21 gene encoding interleukin-21 isoform X1, producing the protein MKLIALCLLAVCCCAVADTADTTMQRRKLQEVLKQLKDVKENLQHNNKTLNTPPANVEDCCCQSALECFRANMQVHFNIAEKTQSKLYKSLKKPLTVSSLDFCNSGNNMPTCDRCDEHPKVNVQEFFKRLESLIQRGITRLTMD